The segment GTCATCTGTCCTGCAACCCCTCCAAGAAAGTCTCAGTCACTTGTAATATACTGGAGGACCATGGTCTCAATATCTCCCTGAGTACCCAAAGCTTCAAATCAAATGCCCACATTAAGACTGCATCTTCTGTCCAGATAGGGAGTGACTCTGcacttgagaaaataaatgtgggggtgggggtggggaaggcccCAAATCCCTTCCCCACTAGAGTCATCCGTATCAGCACATCCTTTCCCTGTTATCACTATGGGTAGTCCCCAGCTGATCTCAGACTGTCACTCAGGAGACTGGCTCTCACTCCAGGAATCTTGCTGCTTTGATTACATGCTGTACAGAATAGCCCATGAGGCTGGGAAACTTAGACAAGCCTCTTCCCTTCTCTGGCATCAATTTCTCTAGCTCTCAGTGAGGGCTGAAGCTGCATGATTCCAAGGGGCCCTTTGGGCTGATGGGAGTTCTGCCAGTTGCAGGGCCTTGCCCTCCTCCCATGGCTGGTATGCAGTGGGAGTCTCCTTGGAGAAGCTCCCAAGTAGAAGAAAGTTCTGcttgccttcctcctcctccttccagcaGACTTCCCTCCTTAACAGGCCCCCAGGGGAGGCAGTTGGCCTCCCAGGCCTCCAGAAGCTGCAGGAGGGAGTGCTCACTTGATCATCATTAAAAGTTCAAGTGgcttcctccctccaccctgcACCCCATGGGGTGCATTAAACCCCAGGACTCATTAAACCCTCTGCCCCCAGAGCCCAATTTGGTTGAAGGGAATGTTTGATCTTTTCATCCAGAGGAGGTCTGAACTAAGGGTTTGGGGCCTCCCTGAGACAGCTCATTTCAGATCCAGGTCAGAGAGGGAGGGTCCCCAGAGGTCACCTCTTGCCCTGGCACTtttccagaggaggaaacaggctgCAGGGAAGGGgtgtgtccaaggtcacacaggaggCTTGCTGCTGGAAGCATTCCTCTGGGTGGCAGAGAGTTgagcgggggcggggtgggggctctCTGTGAAGTGTCCCCGGGGAACTCATGGTCTCAAGATCAAGGTGCAGAGCTGTGGCTTTGGGAGAGACCCTGAAGCATGTGAGGAAGGCCTGTTAAGAACAGCCTGACAAGCCCACAGTGGGAGGGGCTGCCTGGAAAGATAGCGAGCAACTGTCCCTGGCCCCCTGGCCATGTGGTGGGTTGGATAAGTGCTTATCTAGATGAACAGAGGGTTCTGGACTGGATGGGCTGAGGGATCTGCAACTGTTCAGGTCCTGCCTGCTCTGTGAATTCTCCCCCAGGCAGGAATGGTGTGTCTTGACTGTTGAGTGGGGAGGCTCGGATGGAGTGGAGAGCCTGCTGTGTATGGGCAGTTGAGCCTGTTGACTGGGACCCAGGAGGCTGACCCTGGGGCCTGACCTCAGCGGCCACCTTCCTGCCTCCTGCAGCCCTACACTGACACCCGGCTAGTACTGAGGATGCAAAGACAGCTGTTCAGCTTTCCTGCCTGCTGGGCTGGCCTGAGCTTCTGAAGTGTGAGACAACTGCAGGACAGAACGTGACTCAGTCCCCACGGCCTCTGTGGGCTGCAGGACAGGGAGCCGCAGTCTCTCAGATGACGCTCGGTCCCCCCAAGTCAGCTGGTCCAAACTCCACGGCCTTAAtatcagtggcttccctggtggctcgggtggtaaagaatctgcctgtaatgcaggagacccaggtttgatccctgggttgggaagatcccctggagaagggaatggcaacccactccaggattcttgcctggaagattccatgaacagaggagactggagggctacagtccgtggggttgcagcgtccgatacgactgagtgactttcactcactgacTCAATATCAGTGGCAAACGTGTGTCAAGACCTGGTTTAAGTGCCTTATAAACACTAATTCCTTAAATCCTTAGACAACCCTACTAGGAAATATACTCTAATGAGCccttttacacatgaggaaactgaggcagagggtATAGGAAACTTGTGCACAATCACAGGGCTGGCGAGTCATGTGGTTCTAGAACCCATGATCTTAGCTGCTGTGCCGTACTGTCTCTAAGAGAGCAGGgccctgaggcccagggaggggaccGGGCTGGCCCAGTCACTTGGCTAGGTGGCAGGGATGCGGGCCCAGACTCTTATCTCTAGCCTCTGGGCTCTCCCCCCGCCCCGAGTCCCCTCCTTccagctcctctctccccacctaGCCTCACTTGGGCCTCCCCGGAGTTAACAGTCGCTGGGCCTCCCCTCAGCTGGCAGCTCCAACCCAAAGAGGCTGCACCCACATTCCCTGGCTGCTCTCCAACCCACAGGAGCTGAGAAAACAAAGTCCAGTGACTGCGAGGGCCGAGCAGAGGCTGCTGAAGGGGAGGAAGCAGCGAGAAGCCACCAAGCGGAGGCCACTGTCAGCTCCCAGATGCTGGACCTCCTGGAGAGCACGACCCTCGTGGGCTTGATCATAGGCACTGCGGTGGCCTttctactgctgttgctgctgctggccGCCTGCTTGTACTCCAGACAGGAGGAGCCTGACATGGAAAGGAACCGCCCCACCGCAAGGAGAAACAGAATCAGGTGGGCCCAGCCTTGGATCTCCTCAGGCCGGGGCCACCTGGGACACTTGCACCATTTCCATCATGCTGGCCATGTGTCTCACATGCCCCACGCgaacctccaccaccaccaacacctcGCCCACCACCATGCCCACCATCATGCTGCCCACCACGCCGCTCGTGCCCACCGAGGCCGCCATTGATGCCCGTGCAGGGCAGCCACTGCCTTCCCTGCCATCACCAGACGAGTGGACCTGCTGATACTCCCATGCAGAAGGGCACCTccctgcagtgaacactgggtcCTGCTTGGGCTTCATCTACCTACTATGCCCAGTGTGCCATGGAGGAGAACTGAGGAGCACCAGGGCTGGCCCTGCACACACAGGAGGGTGACAGGGCTGAGCACAGCGGGTGCTGGTGGTCCTTTGGGGGAAGACACCACCCTGTGACCTTAACTCCCAAAGGGCACCAGAATGGACAGCCAGTCCGGTCGGTGCGGGTGTGCTGGTGTGTGCGGATGTGCAGGTGTACCCTGCTCTCTCTCAATGACCAGGCCTCTGGCTGGCAAGGTAGCTGGGAGGGGCCCTGGCAATGCCCCTTTGTTTGAAGGAGGTCGTGAGGCTGCACAGTCAAGTCAGTGGTGCCttaatccaagaaaataaaaaccattaaGAAGCTTTGTGAAGAGGCTCTTGATTGTAACTCaagtgggagggagggaatggCCAGGACTATTTCTGCCTTTCCCCGGAGCTTCCTCTCTGACGGGAAGTGAATGTCTGAGTGGGCTCTGCCGTGGGGGAGACTGGACGGCTGTGCTGAGCTCCGTGGACAGTAGGTGAGAAGGCCTGGGGCCTGAGCTCTGATGGTGGGGCATGGTTAGGGTTTGCAGGCAGCCCTGCACAGACAGGGCTCTCTGTGTACCGGTGGGGCTCAGAGAGAAGGAGCGAGGCCGTCCAGGCTCGCCCCCAGGGCTCTTTCCGGTCCACCTCTAGGGCAGACTATGCTCTGGGCCTGAAGAAGCCCCCTGCGTGGCTGTGCTGAATGAATGTTTCTTTGGTAAACTGGTCAGGGTTTCTGATCCAGATGTTGCATCTCAGCCAGACTGACGCCAccgatgcgtgtgtgtgtgtgtgtgtgtgtgtgtggctggctGGAGTCTGTGTGTATGGCTGTGAGGTTAGGAGGGACGATGTGGTGCTGCGGCCCTGGGAGAGGGCTTGCCTCCTCAgagtctcagtttccccttccCTAAGATGAGATAGGTGACAGACACTTCTTACCAAAGCCTGTTCCCAGCTACCCCAGAGCAGCTGATGGGATTCTGCAGCCAGGACTGAAATCTAGTTCTGAGGCCTTCAGTGAGGAAGGAAGTCCTGTGAACTGGGGTGGGGAGTGTGGGGGAGAGGCTTGAGGGCCAGGcgaggtggtggggaggggccgGAGAACAGGCCATAAAGTCAGGGGCCTGgtgactgactcattggaacagaatgtcctgtttcttttctatttcccgGTGGATTCTCTATGAGgcctggggtgggaggtagggagAGGGAGGCAAATTCACTGATAGCAGGGCCAGATTTCAGGCTTGGGAAAGAGGATCCAGGGTCTATAGCACTCTTTGAATCTGCCTCCCCTCCCTTACCCCTACAGTTGCCCTTAGTTCATCCCTGATCTGGATTTCTGCCACAACCCCTCCAAGTCTGCGCGCCTCCAGCCCTGCCACTTTGCGAAGCCTCTGCACACTGCAGCCTCCTCATTGCCCTTGGGACCAAGTCTCTGCCTCTTGGCTGGCCACCCAAGGCCCCCGTTCTGATTCCTGCCTACTCCTGTTCCTTTTGTCCTGTCCACGCTGCTCCAGTCCTCAGGCTCAGAAAACACCTTGCACATTCCCCTCTCTGTGTCTTTGCCCAAGAAGAATTCGTCATTCACTCCTGTGGGtttctaatttattattattgttgttgttgttgtcatttctgCTGGTGCACTCAAATCTCTTTCCCTAGAGATTCAAAGGCCCCTGTCCTCCTAGATTAGAGAGCTCTTGAGGGCCACCCCCCATGCCCAAGTGTGGAACCAGCCCACATGACAGATGCTCGAGAAAGGTTTCCAGAGCTTCATGCTCTCTGGAAAAGTAAATGTACTTGGAATCATCACTGCCCAAAGCTTAGGGCTTGAGGGCTTCCAAGTATAGTAGTGGGGCATTGCAGGGATTAGTCCTTTAAGCTTCTAGGGCCTTGCTGAGAGAGCTCCTGCCTTAGTACTCCATCTGCTCAGTGTTGGGGTGTGTGGAGGTCAATAGCCTGCTGGCCTGGACCTCCCTCATCCCTCTGCAGAGCCCGATGTGAGCCTTGGATGGCCTGCCTTTCCTATATGTGGCCTCGAGCATCCTCTGGGAGAACCAGGATGCTTGCCATCACCTTCCGCTTCTTAATGTAAATGGAATCTatgaaggacttctctggtggttcagaggttaaaactccgtgcttccactgcagaggtgcTGGTTCGACCCCTAATGGgtaactaatatcccacatgccatgtgataAGGCcaatatcacatatatatatatatatgtaatatgaatatatatttatatgtgtgtgtgtgcatgtatatgtacatgGAATATGGAATGTATGGGCCACAGTCTTTTCTCTGATCAGTTGACAGTGATGGATGCTGGGAGGACAGATGTATGTTTAAGTGGTAGACATCTTTCAGAGCCCCGTTGTGTCTGGGGCTCATGGATAGGGGCTGTCTGTCATAAGATTACAAAatccacaagaaaagaaaatatctggAGAAACCCTTAGGACAAGAAGTCCCCCTGGTGCCCTCCACCTCCCCAAATGACTGACATTGATAATTCAATCTGAAACCATAGGCCCCACAGAGTGGTTCATCATATTTCCTGACCCCTGCTTCTGGTCACTCCAGTTAATACAAGTAATTTAAGATGTCCAGCTTCCTGTTGCAGCCCCAGCTGGCTCTGGGCTCCTCCTCTGTGTGGGTTGTCCAGTTATCTtagaaaggggaagagagagaatttGGCAGAGTATCGTTTACTCCAGTCACTCTCCCATTCTGTGCATAAGCAGTTTCCTAACACCAGTACCAAAGAAAGTTCACTGGGCCTTGAAGAAATTGAAAAGGATCCAGGCTCTGTGGCCCTGGGCTAGCCCTTGGCCCTCTCTGGGTCTTCACACTCTGATCAGTACATCTATAGAAGGAGACAATTGCCCTGTGGAGTGGTGGTACCTGGAGAGAGCTCTGAACTAGGAGAAAAGGGAGGGAAGCCCCTCCTTGGCTATTTGGTGCTCTAGTTATCACTGCTAATAGCAATAGGCCATGGGCTATGACtatccctaaaatggggaaaatgcTACTTCACAGTGTTGCTGGAACCATTATATAAGATAGTGCCTGGCTGTGTCTGATACCTGGAATTATTGTCTGTTATGACACCGTTTCTCAGGGTTTGGATGAAGTATGGTTAATAATTCAGCCTCCTTTCTGGAAGTGGTGGTGGTCTCAGGAGGTGCTGGCTGTGGAAAGGCTGAGATCAAGTGAGGATGGGAGACAGAGTGGCCCGGATCTGGCTCACCTCTGCTCCCCTGACCCAGTGAAGCAGAGATGCTGGCAGGGGGCAGGGCTGGAGTGACATGGTGTacatggggggtggggtgagtgCAGTCACCAAGGGGGCCGGCAGCTGTGCAGGTCCTGGGCCCTCACTCACAATTGGAGGAAGGAATTCAGGAAGTGCTCACAGCTGCTCAGACATCTCAGAGCTTCGTCCCAGGCAGCACCAAGGCTGAGGCACCCAGGGATGAGCGTTCCATGGCCTGGGCCCTGGGGTAGCCATCAGGTCAGGAGACCCCGGCACTGCATACAGCCACAGCTGCCCCTCTGGAAGCCCGGGGTAAGTTTTCACAGCACCCGAGCGTGAGCAGCAGGCACGAGCAGGCAGCaagttgggggggcggggggggcggggctGGAGCAGAGGATGGGACTAAGGAGCCCACAGGAGTTACTGAAGGGCTCAGGTATCCCACCCGGAGAGTGACCTGCCCCATCTAAACAGCACTCTCCCAGTATGTGCAGAAAAGGAGGCCAATGAGACGGGCGCTCGTGGTGACCCTGTGTCTGATTCAGAGCTGACAttgcctcctcccctccttcgGGGGAGAGGTTCGAGAGTCAGCAGTGGGGCTGATTCAAGGACTGATCTAAGGTTCCTCcaagggaggagcctgggctcctCCCGGATCCACAGGAGGAGGAGTGTTTTGTCTTTTGTCCGAGTGTACAAACACTCCTGAAATCCGTAGGCGTCACCAGAGGGCTGAGCGGGGCTCCCTCTGAACAAAGATTTCTGCGCTTTCCTTCCAGCTTCTGCATCCAAGAAGTCTTGAGCTTACGTCTTTCAGGACAGCGCTTCTTCCAGAGCTGCCAGTGGGGTTGCCCACGGCTCTTGGAAGCCTGGCCCAAGGCTGAGAAAACAGTGACAGAGACCCAGTAAGGTCGGAATAGAGCCATGTGGGGTGCCCAACGGCCCAGAGTGGGTACCAGCCAGGGCCTCAGACCAGTATCTCCTTAGAAGACCACAGGGAGAGCAGCCGGAGGAGCAAGGGTACCTGCCATCACCAGCAGCTCCCCGCTTCAGATGGGGAGCGAGTGAGGTCCAAAACACAGCCTGGGTTGCTCAGGGGGTTAGTGGCCATACGGGGCCATGGAAACAGCAGTGATTGGAGTGGCGGCTGTGCTATTCGTGGTCACCGTGGCCATCACCTGTGTCCTCTGCTGCTTCAGCTGTGACTCAAGAAGCCAGGATCCTCAGGGCACCCCAAGCCCCAGCTTCACAGTAGCCACATTTCGCCAGGAGCCTTCTCTCTTCACTGGGCCAGATCACCATGCTCAGCCAGTGGCAGGTGCCTGGGACTTCTGGACCTTCATGTGAAATCTACCAGCCCCCCAGGATttgctcttgttgtttagtcgctcagtcgtgtccaactctttgtgaccccatggatcgtagcctgccaggttccgctgtccgtggaattctccaggcaagaatactggagtgggtagacattctcttctccaggggatcttcttgacccagggactgaacccaagtctcctgtattagcaggcggattctttaccatgaagccaccaggaaagcccaagatttCCTCTGCTGCTGGTCAGATTCCTCTTCCCCCAGCAAGCCTTCTCTGGTGATccactcatccagcctggcatttctgtCCCATCCAGCCTGTATCCAGCAGACTCTTGGCCCATCCTATcctggtttgccatgccctccagccTGGGAGATCTATGGTGATGGGACCAGGTAGGAGTCAGCTCTGACCCTTGAGAGTTCAGCTGGACCCTACCCACAGGGTGGGGCTTACGAGAGGTCGAGAGTGAGTGACCAGGCAATATTGGATGGCACGGTGGGTCAGCTCTTCTGATCTACAAGGTGCAGTGAAATATCACTGGACTTTATTGGGAAGAGTGTTGATTATCTCAAGTTGTTCCTGTGAAACTGGTTCTATTGCCACCAGAGGAAGCAGCGCCCTCAAGTGGACAGTTTTAGAAACCACTTTTTATCTCTCAAGTTCATTTTGCTACTTGCCTGCGCACATACTGCAGAGCCCACTTCTGAGACCTGCCTCCTACCTGTTACCTGAAATCTGCCCTGAAATTCTGAAACCAAAGGGCTGCTTCCTGGGAACTGGcaattcattttataattgaaaTGCATATCCTTTTATGGGTCTCCCAAGAATCAGGGCTGGGAAAccacaaaaggaaacagaaagaaaaaatgtcaCAGAAAGTACCAGATGTTTTATTAATAGGAAAGCCAGAAAGAAGACTTTGAAACATATTTGCATGAGACTTTGTTTCTATGTTCTTATGGGTCACTTCTATTCTTAGAGACTGTGACTTGCATCACTCAAGAATGATGGAAAAATCACCAACTGAAAGGTAATTTCGAATAAGTTAAAATGTTATATTATATTGACAGTATGTAACAAAGCTCTTGTTTGCATCACAAATAAAGAGATGTTCTGCTTTTATTTATGGAAGAGCCGTTTTCTCTGTACCCATGAAATGCATGCCAGACCATATTTAGCAAATTGTTTGAAGGATGCAGAATTGAGTCTCCTGACTCATGTCTCCATCCAGCACTGAAGGAATGACTCTCCCAGGACCTGCCGTTGAAGGGAGCAGGACTGACCTAGAGAGGAGGTCTGGTCCCTGAGGGTGCCTGGATGGGCCACCCTGGCCATGTGGCTGCCATAGAAGGACTCGCAGAGAGAGATGCTTGGGGCTGTGAACGTGCAGAGGCGTAAGGATCCAGGGAGAGAGTCAGGCTGGTGGAGAGGGGTGAGTATGGCAAGGGGAGAGGCACAGCACAGGGAGGGCCCGGAGCGCCTAAGGACCCTGTATCGGTCTCTCTGGACCCTAGATCCCGCAAGCAGAGCCTTCGCAGATGCATGTGGAGCGCTACAGGGAGGACCTGGAGGGCCTCAGCAGAGTGGAGTGAACTGTTCAGTTCACGTTCTCTGAAAGCGAAGCccagacagagtttggggtgtgAGATGTTTATAGGGATCACAGCTgtgaggggaaggagggggaagcAGGATTAGATAGAGGAAGGAGTCAAAGATGATGCAGGCCCTTAATATCCCCCCATCTTTGCTCTTCTCTGGGTGCCCCCACCCCCTGAGGTTTGACCTCAGGCAAAGTGGCTCTGGAGCAGAGGCTGGCCCTGAAGTCCTTCCTTGGAGGGGTCCTGTGTGGCACGTCTCCACAGGAGCTCAGCAGTGGCCTGTTCTCAGAGTTGGGTGAGCATGTCCAGGCAGAAACACCGGGCGCAGGAGCTCCAGGTGGGCAGAGCTGGTGGTACAAGGCCTGGGAGGAGACAAGAGTGGGCCTCAGCCTCTCTCTGTCCTCAAGCAGAGTTAGCTCTGCTACAGGTCCAGCACCTTCAGCTGGACCCAAGTGTCAGGACCCTGGGTCCAGGGCTTTGCCTCTGTGTGGTGTGGTCACATTCTTCCCTGAGTCCATGGAGGAAGGGTCTATAGGCTGGACTCAGCTCTGAGAACAAGCAATGGTGAGGGGACAGCCTCGCTCTGTGGGCGGGCAGTCTGTCAAGCCCCAAGTTCTCATGTGCTCACTCACTCAtccacccacctacccacccatctgtccatctgtccattTACTCCACCTACTTGCTGAGCCTTACTTCCTTACCtactcatgcattcattcattcattccatcacTCATTCACCCCTCCATTCAATAAACACTGGCTGAGCACCGACTGTGCACCAGCCCCCACCCAGGGAATGTGAAAGTCACCAAGACCCAGTCTCAGCAGTCGATGAACACCCAGTTTAGTCATCTGGACAAGGGTGCTCAGGGGAGAGAGAGCTGGGAGTCCCCGGGGAACCCAGGAGGAGGTGATCTTTGAGTTGGACTTGAAGAAAAGTAGGCACTTCAACAAGAAGAGTTTGGAGGAGGGCCCCCCAGAGGGACTGGCAGGATTGGAGATTCAGAGAATGTGTGCGGCAGGGCGTAGGGGGTCAGACTGAGTGGGGGCCAGGAGACGAAACACAGCCAGCTCCTGTGGGAACCCCTTATTACCACACTTGTCCAGTATGTTTCTGGGCAAGCGAAGGCAACAAAGAGGCATCCTGGCTTGTCAGTCTGGGCGGGAGAAGTCTTCCCCAGCACACACGATGGGCACTGCAACCTGCCGTTGCTACAGGGGAGTGGTGGCTTCTGCAGTAAGAGCTGGAGGAAAGGTCCTGGGAGACACAGAGGGTGGCCAGCACTGCGCGGAGGTGGAGCTGAGGACTAGGGAGAGGATGTCCCAGGAAAGCAGGGCATTTGAGAAAGGCAGGCAGTCAGGCCAGCACCCTGGAGCAGGCTGACAAGAGGGAGAGGGGACCAGGAGGAGAAGCTAGAGAAGGGGCAGGAAGGTTGGGAGTAGGGttccagatttagcaaataaaaatatagggcATCTGGTTAATTTTAATTTCAGGTagacaacaaataatttttagtatacACACGTCCCAGGCAGTACTGGGGATATACTTAcactaaccagtccattctgagggagatcagccctgggattgctttggaaggaatgatgctaaagctgaaactccagtacttgggccacctcatgcaaagagttgactcattggaaaagactctgatgctgggagggattgggggcaggaggagaaggggacgacagaggatgagatggctggatggtatcactgactcaatggacgtgagtctcagtgaactccaagagttggtgatggacagggaggcctggcatgctgcaattcatggggtcacaaagagtcggacacgactgagcgactgatctgatctgatctgatctgaggctcAAACTGAACTGGGGTGTCCATATTTTATCTGATAATCCTACGAAGGAGGGAGTGGTTCTCAGAGAGGGGGGTTAACTGGTTGAAGCATCAGGGAGGTGAAGGTGAGCATCTGGAAGAGGCCTCCGATTTTGCAATGGACTGTTGACAATGACCTTGGTGAGAACAGCTTGAGTGGAGTGAAGGGAGCAGCCCTATGGGCAgtgtgcatgtgtacacatgtctgcagtgtgtgtgtgtgttcaggtgtgtgtgtgttcacatgtgtgtgtgtgctcaggggCAGTGGAGTCAGTGGGAGCTGAGTCAGCAGAGGATAAGGACTGAAGATAATCTGAAGGGAAGAAGGGCGATGTATTGTGGCCTGAGGGGCATGGCCTTGAAGGAGAGTTTATTATTGGTGTTTTTAAGCAGGGGAGGGAGGTTGAGCATGCGGAAGACCTGAAGGAGAAGGATTGCAGAGGGAGACAGTGACAATTGTCAGCAAGGAGGAGCCCCAcggaaggggtggggtgggagtcaAGGAGTCAGGCAAGTAGGGGCAAGGGAATGCTgctggaaaagatgctcaagagtACGGGTAAACGCTCAtgttgtgtgtgtggtgggggaggagggagatgagGGCATCATGCCAGACGGTTTGTTACTCAGTGAAGCAGGAGCATCTGCTCAGAGATGGGTTTGGGGACCTGAGGTCAAGGAGAGCCTGGACTGATGACCCACAGCAGAGAGGAGCAGCCGTCCTGCTGTTCTCATGTGTGGAGTATGTTTGTGGCATCTCTGTGTGTATGTTGTATGGTGTGAGTGTACATGTTGTGTGGTATGTAtgttgtgcatgtgtgcgtgttgTGTGGTGTGTATTTATGTTGTGGTGTGTGTTGGCCTGAAGTGCTCTGCCCTTTCACCCAGGGCAGCCCATCATGTAAGAAGGGGGTGGGGAACTCTGTAACAGGCCAGCATGAAGCACctctggagacagaggagacggCAGTGTAAGGACAGAAGCTAAAGCTGGTACCAAGAGGCTGGCAAGGCTGGGAGTGTTTACCTGTGGCAGCAAGGGAAGGGGCTGCTCAAGGTCACCTGGAAACCTGGGCAGAGCTGCATTTGAACCCCCGTCTCTTAGTCTCCAAATGCAGcattctctctgttcattcagttacttgttgttgttcagtcactcagtcgtgtctgacattttgcaacctcatgcactgcagcacgccaggcttccctgtccttcactatctcctggcatttg is part of the Bubalus kerabau isolate K-KA32 ecotype Philippines breed swamp buffalo chromosome 4, PCC_UOA_SB_1v2, whole genome shotgun sequence genome and harbors:
- the HRCT1 gene encoding histidine-rich carboxyl terminus protein 1, translated to MLDLLESTTLVGLIIGTAVAFLLLLLLLAACLYSRQEEPDMERNRPTARRNRIRWAQPWISSGRGHLGHLHHFHHAGHVSHMPHANLHHHQHLAHHHAHHHAAHHAARAHRGRH
- the SPAAR gene encoding small regulatory polypeptide of amino acid response; amino-acid sequence: METAVIGVAAVLFVVTVAITCVLCCFSCDSRSQDPQGTPSPSFTVATFRQEPSLFTGPDHHAQPVAGAWDFWTFM